A genomic region of Microbacterium schleiferi contains the following coding sequences:
- the cls gene encoding cardiolipin synthase: MVPARLVPFTTGDVDVTFDFPDLAFWWLLAVFLFDLAIRITAIIVIPRNRRPTSAMAWLLAIYFIPFVGVLLFLLIGNPRLPRKRRQQQEQINDALRENGEAVSVGTLRPGAPAWFRGLVDLNTNLGAMPLTGDNQATLISDYQASLDAMADAIRGAERYVHVEFYILQTDASTDNFFAALEEVAARGVTVRVLLDHWANRGKPFYKKTLARLDRMGAAWKLMLPVQPLKGKWQRPDLRNHRKLLVVDGNVAFVGSQNVTDSTYNLKKNIKRGLHWVDLLARVEGPVVSSIDVVFLSDWYAETGEILADQVDLSSVASSDGNLDCQIVPSGPGFEYQNNLKLFMGLLFAAREKIIIVSPYFVPEEALLLSLVTACQRGIHVELFVSEEGDQAMVYHAQRSYYEALLRAGVKIWMYKKPFILHSKSLTIDDDVAVIGSSNMDMRSFGLNMEISMMVRGEEFVAEMRRVEAEYRALSRELTLEEWLKQPLRSTVLDNLARLTSALQ, encoded by the coding sequence ATGGTGCCTGCACGACTCGTGCCGTTCACGACCGGCGACGTGGATGTCACGTTCGATTTTCCAGACCTCGCGTTCTGGTGGCTGCTCGCGGTCTTCCTGTTCGACCTCGCCATCCGTATCACGGCGATCATCGTCATCCCCCGCAACCGCCGCCCGACATCGGCGATGGCGTGGCTGCTCGCGATCTACTTCATCCCGTTCGTCGGCGTGCTGCTCTTCCTGCTGATCGGCAACCCGCGGTTGCCTCGCAAGCGCCGTCAGCAACAGGAGCAGATCAACGACGCGTTGCGCGAGAACGGTGAGGCAGTATCGGTCGGAACCCTTCGGCCCGGTGCGCCGGCCTGGTTCCGCGGGCTGGTCGACCTCAACACGAACCTCGGCGCGATGCCGCTGACCGGCGACAACCAAGCCACGCTCATCTCCGATTACCAAGCGAGCCTCGACGCGATGGCCGACGCGATTCGGGGAGCAGAGCGCTACGTACACGTCGAGTTCTACATCCTGCAGACTGACGCATCGACCGACAACTTCTTCGCGGCTCTCGAGGAGGTCGCGGCGCGCGGTGTCACGGTCCGGGTGCTTCTCGACCACTGGGCGAACCGCGGGAAGCCCTTCTACAAGAAGACGCTGGCGCGACTGGACCGGATGGGTGCCGCGTGGAAGCTCATGCTTCCCGTGCAGCCGCTCAAGGGCAAGTGGCAGCGGCCCGACCTGCGCAATCACCGCAAGCTTCTCGTGGTCGACGGCAACGTGGCCTTCGTCGGATCTCAGAACGTCACCGATTCCACGTACAACTTGAAGAAGAACATCAAGCGCGGGCTGCACTGGGTCGACCTCCTGGCGCGGGTCGAGGGTCCGGTCGTCTCGTCGATCGATGTCGTCTTCCTTTCGGACTGGTATGCCGAGACCGGCGAGATCCTCGCGGACCAGGTCGATCTGTCATCCGTGGCCTCCTCGGACGGGAACCTCGACTGCCAGATCGTCCCGTCGGGCCCGGGATTCGAGTACCAGAACAACCTCAAGCTGTTCATGGGTCTTCTGTTCGCCGCGCGCGAGAAGATCATCATCGTCAGCCCGTACTTCGTGCCCGAAGAGGCCCTGCTGCTCTCGCTCGTGACCGCGTGCCAACGTGGCATCCACGTCGAACTGTTCGTCTCCGAAGAGGGCGACCAGGCGATGGTCTACCACGCGCAGCGCAGCTACTACGAGGCGCTCCTGCGGGCGGGCGTCAAGATCTGGATGTACAAGAAGCCGTTCATCCTGCACTCGAAGAGCCTCACGATCGACGACGATGTCGCGGTCATCGGCTCGAGCAACATGGACATGCGCTCGTTCGGTCTCAACATGGAGATCTCGATGATGGTGCGCGGCGAGGAGTTCGTCGCCGAGATGCGCCGCGTCGAGGCCGAGTACCGGGCGCTCAGCCGCGAGCTCACCCTCGAGGAGTGGTTGAAGCAACCGCTCAGGTCCACGGTGTTGGATAACCTCGCCCGACTCACCTCTGCACTCCAGTAG
- a CDS encoding DUF4192 domain-containing protein, translated as MTPIIHATSPAEFLTVVPRLLGFVPQRSVVLVPFRRGRSRGALRLDLPPDEDRADEIAATMIGLVCRVPEADGCAVVVYGETDAPARALVAGVERRAEACGVRIVEALWVSGQRWGSYATSGSGTVPTADDLPPGIDGAPTPEADQFAGAELLPLDAARSGAVEAACESLDAAIRALVLTDAAHPAGDTARIDPRAFAATCLLDDLPAFVERLLSADAATLEPFEIAVAAWALGRPSLRDIALICWVDGIDAGDEAAQAQARWEDGDEYPSEIAMRLWGEGARPSPERLGRALVLARHVASAVPASWRPGPLAVAAWFSWALGRSTHADLFAQQATQIEPEHGLAEIVRSFVGAGHLPDWAFRLGSSAV; from the coding sequence ATGACTCCGATCATCCACGCAACCTCGCCCGCCGAGTTCCTCACCGTCGTTCCGCGACTGCTCGGGTTCGTTCCCCAACGCAGTGTCGTGCTGGTGCCGTTCCGGCGCGGTCGCAGCCGCGGTGCCCTGCGCCTGGATCTCCCGCCCGACGAGGATCGCGCGGATGAGATCGCGGCGACGATGATCGGACTGGTGTGCCGGGTACCCGAGGCCGATGGCTGCGCGGTCGTTGTTTACGGTGAGACGGATGCTCCGGCTCGCGCCCTCGTCGCGGGTGTCGAGCGCCGAGCCGAGGCGTGCGGGGTGCGGATCGTCGAGGCGCTCTGGGTTTCCGGTCAGCGGTGGGGCTCATACGCAACGTCGGGTTCGGGAACGGTGCCGACGGCAGACGACCTGCCGCCCGGTATCGACGGTGCCCCGACGCCCGAGGCCGACCAGTTCGCGGGCGCCGAGCTCCTCCCCCTGGATGCCGCCAGATCGGGCGCCGTCGAGGCAGCGTGCGAATCGCTCGATGCAGCCATCCGCGCGCTCGTCCTCACCGACGCGGCACATCCGGCGGGAGATACAGCGCGGATCGATCCCAGAGCCTTCGCTGCAACCTGCCTCCTCGATGACCTGCCGGCCTTCGTGGAGCGGCTCCTGAGCGCGGATGCCGCAACGCTCGAGCCGTTCGAGATCGCCGTGGCGGCCTGGGCGCTCGGACGACCGTCGCTGCGCGACATCGCGCTGATCTGCTGGGTCGACGGGATCGATGCCGGTGATGAGGCGGCTCAGGCGCAGGCGCGCTGGGAAGACGGCGACGAATATCCGAGCGAGATCGCCATGCGGCTGTGGGGCGAGGGTGCAAGGCCATCGCCGGAGAGGCTCGGACGCGCGCTCGTGCTGGCTCGGCACGTCGCGAGCGCGGTTCCGGCATCCTGGCGCCCGGGCCCGCTCGCGGTGGCTGCGTGGTTCTCGTGGGCGCTCGGCCGGTCGACGCACGCCGACCTCTTCGCCCAGCAGGCGACGCAGATCGAACCCGAGCACGGGCTCGCCGAGATCGTGCGCTCGTTCGTCGGCGCCGGCCACCTGCCCGACTGGGCGTTCCGGCTGGGCTCGTCCGCGGTGTGA
- a CDS encoding helix-turn-helix domain-containing protein, protein MSPAEADDDGPSGIHCRLDELLAARGMTLTRLSELVGVSVVNLSILKNDRARAIRYSTLSAICRALDCEVGDLLVRADGAD, encoded by the coding sequence GTGAGCCCCGCCGAAGCCGACGACGACGGCCCGAGCGGCATCCACTGTCGCCTGGACGAGCTGCTCGCCGCGCGGGGGATGACCCTGACGCGGTTGTCCGAGCTCGTCGGCGTCTCGGTCGTGAACCTGTCGATCCTCAAAAACGACCGGGCCCGCGCGATCCGGTACTCGACACTGTCCGCGATCTGCCGGGCGCTGGACTGCGAGGTCGGCGACCTGCTCGTCCGCGCGGACGGAGCCGACTGA
- the folK gene encoding 2-amino-4-hydroxy-6-hydroxymethyldihydropteridine diphosphokinase yields the protein MNRRLAEGITGTTPTDAASAVDAVVALGANLGERRDTLAAAAADLERLPLVSAVRMSKPMESVAVTVDGPDPEAPGYLNAVAIVTTRLAPTVLLSYLHAIEDRHGRVRRERWGHRTLDLDLIAYGDVVCDTPTLTLPHPRAAERDFVLAPWLSIDPDASLAGAGRVADLLDRIRAAS from the coding sequence GTGAATCGGCGTCTCGCCGAGGGCATCACGGGCACTACCCCGACGGATGCCGCTTCCGCCGTTGACGCGGTGGTCGCGCTCGGCGCGAACCTCGGCGAGCGCAGGGACACCCTCGCGGCTGCGGCCGCCGACCTCGAACGGCTGCCGCTGGTGTCGGCAGTGCGGATGTCGAAGCCGATGGAGTCGGTCGCGGTCACGGTCGACGGCCCGGATCCCGAAGCGCCCGGCTACCTCAACGCCGTCGCGATCGTGACGACGCGCCTCGCACCGACCGTGCTGCTGAGCTATCTGCACGCCATCGAGGACCGACACGGACGGGTGCGGCGCGAACGGTGGGGCCACCGAACCCTGGATCTGGATCTCATCGCCTACGGTGACGTGGTCTGTGACACCCCGACGCTGACCCTTCCGCACCCCCGCGCCGCCGAGCGCGACTTCGTTCTCGCACCGTGGCTGAGCATCGATCCGGATGCCTCCCTCGCCGGTGCGGGACGCGTGGCCGACCTTCTCGACCGAATCCGGGCAGCCTCGTGA
- a CDS encoding PH domain-containing protein — MQDAPVHDSPVHDSPVHVAAEPIDDEGTFSQIREPRSENRLPLGDGTWHQLARQYVWVQLISSGIVFLLVLGAALAIWLIVGAWWVWIPAGIVLVILAITLVITPRQARAYGYQLRDDDLVFRKGILWQRVVAVPYGRMQLVDITHGPLDRGFGIAQLKLVTAAATTGVAIPGLRQAAAEQLRDTLIAVAETRRTGL; from the coding sequence ATCCAGGACGCCCCCGTCCACGACAGCCCCGTTCACGACAGCCCCGTTCACGTGGCGGCTGAGCCGATCGATGACGAGGGCACGTTCTCGCAGATCCGGGAGCCGCGGTCCGAGAACCGGCTCCCGCTCGGCGATGGCACCTGGCACCAGCTCGCCCGACAGTACGTGTGGGTGCAGCTCATCTCGTCGGGCATCGTGTTTCTCCTCGTGCTCGGCGCCGCGCTCGCGATCTGGTTGATCGTCGGGGCGTGGTGGGTGTGGATCCCCGCAGGAATCGTGCTGGTGATCCTCGCGATCACGCTCGTGATCACGCCGCGTCAGGCGCGCGCGTACGGCTACCAGTTGCGGGACGACGACCTGGTCTTCCGCAAGGGCATCCTCTGGCAGCGCGTCGTCGCGGTGCCCTACGGGCGTATGCAACTCGTCGACATCACCCACGGGCCGCTCGATCGCGGGTTCGGCATCGCTCAGCTCAAGCTCGTCACCGCCGCCGCCACCACCGGAGTCGCGATTCCCGGCCTCCGGCAAGCCGCCGCCGAACAGCTGCGCGACACCCTGATCGCGGTCGCCGAGACCCGACGGACCGGACTGTGA
- the folB gene encoding dihydroneopterin aldolase — protein MQQLDEIRLEGLRVFGHHGVFDHEREDGQDFVIDLGLSVRAARAAQTDDVVDTVHYGEVADAVAQIVAGDPVNLIETLAERIADRVLTFPGVLVVRVTVHKPQAPIQQQFADVSVTITRTRAEDGS, from the coding sequence ATGCAGCAGCTCGATGAGATCCGCCTCGAGGGACTTCGCGTCTTCGGTCACCATGGCGTCTTCGATCACGAGCGCGAAGACGGCCAGGACTTCGTGATCGACCTTGGCCTCAGCGTCCGCGCCGCGCGCGCCGCCCAAACTGACGACGTCGTCGACACCGTTCACTATGGCGAGGTCGCCGACGCTGTCGCCCAGATCGTCGCCGGCGACCCTGTCAACCTCATCGAGACGCTCGCCGAGCGCATCGCGGACCGCGTGCTCACCTTCCCCGGCGTGCTCGTCGTTCGGGTCACGGTTCACAAGCCGCAGGCACCGATCCAGCAGCAATTCGCCGACGTCTCGGTGACCATCACGCGGACACGCGCGGAGGACGGCTCGTGA
- a CDS encoding Rossmann-like and DUF2520 domain-containing protein, with the protein MSDRLRVGIVGAGRVGPVIGAALAGAGHAIEAITRGSDEDRIGAILLGVPTRDPQDVVRDSQLVVIAVPHDQLEGLVAGLAELEAWQPGQLVVHTDPAFGTDVLAPAMARGAIPLAIHPAIAFTGTSIDLRALIGAYAAVTAPAPVMPIAQALAVELGCEPIVVAEADRPAYAEGIGIATDFSRSIIRQATDLLRSAGVVEPGRYLAALMHTTVDHALAEAGTSEIRPPVD; encoded by the coding sequence GTGAGCGACCGGCTCCGCGTCGGGATCGTCGGCGCCGGCAGGGTCGGCCCCGTGATCGGTGCGGCACTGGCGGGCGCAGGCCACGCGATCGAGGCGATCACCCGCGGGTCGGACGAGGATCGGATCGGCGCGATCCTCCTGGGTGTTCCGACGCGCGATCCGCAGGATGTCGTTCGGGACAGCCAGCTCGTCGTGATCGCCGTCCCCCACGATCAGCTCGAGGGCCTGGTCGCGGGACTCGCCGAGTTGGAGGCGTGGCAGCCGGGCCAGCTCGTGGTGCACACGGATCCGGCCTTCGGCACCGATGTGCTGGCACCGGCGATGGCGCGCGGCGCGATTCCCCTCGCCATCCATCCGGCGATCGCCTTCACGGGGACATCCATCGACCTCCGGGCGTTGATCGGCGCGTACGCCGCCGTCACCGCTCCCGCGCCGGTCATGCCGATCGCGCAGGCGTTGGCGGTCGAGCTGGGCTGCGAACCGATCGTCGTCGCTGAAGCCGATCGGCCGGCCTACGCGGAAGGGATCGGCATCGCGACCGACTTCTCGCGCTCCATCATCCGTCAGGCCACCGACCTGCTGCGTTCGGCCGGTGTCGTCGAGCCCGGGCGCTATCTCGCGGCGCTCATGCACACGACCGTGGACCACGCGCTCGCCGAGGCGGGGACCAGCGAGATCCGCCCGCCCGTCGACTGA
- a CDS encoding DUF3180 domain-containing protein produces the protein MRRTGSGILLVTAAIALAGGFLVNQLLTATGRSTFTPLVTLPVLLIALGAIVVALAVPVWRASRGHTRTPINPFRALRIAMLAKASSLLGAAAVGFAAGLVVFLLTRPVVPPLGSMATQLTTLGAGLLLVAAGLVAEYLCTIRKDDDDEQPGGIDPGFGAHGP, from the coding sequence GTGAGGCGCACCGGTTCCGGCATCCTTCTGGTGACCGCCGCCATCGCCCTGGCCGGCGGCTTCCTGGTGAACCAGCTGCTCACCGCGACCGGGCGGTCGACCTTCACGCCGCTTGTCACGCTGCCGGTGCTGCTGATCGCGCTCGGTGCCATCGTGGTTGCCCTCGCTGTGCCGGTGTGGCGCGCCTCCCGCGGGCACACCCGCACCCCGATCAACCCGTTCCGCGCGCTGCGGATCGCGATGCTCGCCAAGGCCTCGAGCCTGCTCGGTGCGGCAGCCGTGGGATTCGCGGCGGGTTTGGTGGTTTTCCTCCTGACGCGGCCGGTCGTCCCGCCGTTAGGCTCGATGGCGACCCAGCTGACGACGCTGGGCGCTGGGCTCCTCTTGGTCGCGGCGGGGCTGGTGGCCGAATATCTGTGCACGATCCGGAAGGATGACGATGACGAACAGCCCGGAGGCATCGACCCCGGATTCGGAGCCCACGGCCCCTGA
- the folP gene encoding dihydropteroate synthase, producing MSTLVMGVVNVTTDSFSDGGRYLDTGAAISHGLALWAAGADILDVGGESTRPGAERVDPSIERDRVVPVIRALAQRGAWISIDTMNASTAVAAVDSGARIVNDVSGGLADAAMLPAVAETDAEIILGHWRGPSREMYAPAQYADVAAEVTAELAERVAAARAAGIGADRIIVDPGIGFGKRPEQNWDVLRDLPQLVAAGQRVLLGTSRKRFLAEALAEASVDAERRFAERTGAPATRMPGEDSPGDAGGTVAGAVSETRRDAATAVTSALAALAGVWGVRVHDVAATRDALRIAELWGGHDAAAR from the coding sequence ATGTCGACGCTCGTCATGGGGGTCGTCAACGTCACGACTGACTCGTTCAGCGACGGCGGTCGCTACCTCGATACCGGGGCGGCGATCTCGCACGGTCTGGCCCTGTGGGCGGCGGGTGCCGACATCCTCGATGTCGGGGGAGAGTCGACCCGCCCGGGCGCTGAGCGGGTTGATCCGTCGATCGAACGCGACAGGGTCGTGCCCGTCATCCGTGCCCTCGCCCAGCGCGGCGCGTGGATCAGCATCGACACCATGAACGCGTCGACCGCCGTGGCTGCTGTCGATTCCGGCGCGCGGATCGTCAACGACGTCTCGGGCGGTCTCGCGGATGCCGCGATGCTCCCGGCCGTCGCCGAGACGGATGCCGAGATCATCCTCGGGCACTGGCGCGGGCCGTCTCGCGAGATGTATGCCCCGGCGCAATACGCGGATGTCGCCGCAGAGGTGACGGCCGAACTCGCGGAGCGCGTGGCTGCCGCTCGCGCCGCCGGAATCGGCGCCGACCGCATCATCGTCGACCCGGGGATCGGCTTCGGGAAACGCCCGGAACAGAACTGGGACGTGCTGCGCGATCTGCCGCAGCTCGTCGCGGCGGGGCAGCGGGTGCTGCTCGGCACGAGCCGCAAGCGGTTCCTCGCCGAGGCGCTGGCCGAAGCATCCGTCGACGCCGAGCGTCGTTTCGCGGAGCGCACGGGAGCCCCAGCGACGCGGATGCCGGGGGAGGATTCCCCCGGCGACGCAGGCGGCACTGTCGCCGGTGCGGTCAGCGAGACTCGGCGCGACGCGGCGACAGCTGTCACCAGCGCCCTGGCGGCGCTGGCTGGAGTCTGGGGTGTGCGGGTCCACGACGTGGCGGCGACCCGCGACGCCCTGCGGATCGCCGAGCTGTGGGGAGGTCACGATGCAGCAGCTCGATGA
- the folE gene encoding GTP cyclohydrolase I: MAVDRERVAALVRELLEAIGEDPDRPGLKLTPERVADAYSEFFGGIGEDPAAPLAHTISISRGPAPETLPSGAVMLRDILFRSVCEHHLLPFRGHAHIAYLPGEKVVGLGALPKVVDVLAARPQVQERLAEQIADTISEALDARGVLVVLDATHECVTMRGGRQTDASTVTIAARGAYEEPVARAELIALIGAS, from the coding sequence GTGGCCGTTGATCGTGAACGCGTCGCCGCACTGGTGCGCGAACTGCTCGAGGCGATCGGGGAAGACCCTGATCGCCCGGGTCTCAAGCTGACCCCCGAAAGGGTCGCGGATGCCTATTCGGAGTTCTTCGGGGGCATCGGTGAGGACCCCGCTGCGCCGCTAGCACACACGATCTCGATCTCGCGGGGCCCGGCGCCCGAGACCCTGCCCTCGGGCGCGGTCATGCTGCGCGACATCCTGTTCCGCTCCGTCTGCGAACACCACCTACTGCCCTTCCGGGGTCACGCCCACATCGCCTATCTCCCCGGTGAGAAGGTCGTCGGGCTTGGTGCGCTCCCCAAGGTCGTCGACGTGCTTGCCGCGCGCCCGCAGGTGCAGGAGCGCCTGGCCGAGCAGATCGCCGACACCATCTCCGAAGCGCTCGATGCCCGCGGGGTGCTCGTCGTGCTCGACGCGACACACGAGTGCGTCACGATGCGCGGGGGACGGCAAACTGACGCATCGACCGTCACGATCGCTGCTCGTGGGGCGTATGAAGAGCCGGTCGCCCGCGCCGAGCTCATCGCGCTGATCGGAGCGAGCTGA
- the lysS gene encoding lysine--tRNA ligase, with the protein MTETPAAVPADATPEASEDDVFEQKAVRLAKRERLLAERTDAAGGAYPVSVPVTASIAEVRERFAHLEAGDETGETVSVAGRVVFSRNTGKLCFAALQAGDGSRIQAMVSLAAVGEESLQRWKEIVDLGDHVAVTGEVISSRRGELSIMVSEWTIAAKALLPLPNLYAELSEESRVRSRFLDLIARDQARQTVLARAGVNRSLRDTFAEHGFVEVETPMLQVQHGGASARPFVTHSNAFDTELYLRIAPELFLKRAVVGGIDRVFEINRNFRNEGADSTHSPEFAMLEAYQAYSDYNGIADLTQELIQNAAVAVTGSTEVTWADGTAYDLGGQWERMSMYDSLNDALAAAGEGSDAAPRIDATTPLAELTAIAERFGVDVPAHPIPGKLVEELWEHFVKPTLVRPTFVMDFPLDTSPLVREHRSIPGVVEKWDLYVRGFELATGYSELVDPVIQRQRFEEQAKLAARGDDEAMRIDEEFLRALEHGMPPTGGMGMGIDRLLMAITGLGIRETILFPLVK; encoded by the coding sequence ATGACCGAGACCCCTGCCGCCGTGCCCGCGGACGCCACCCCCGAAGCATCCGAGGATGACGTCTTCGAGCAGAAGGCGGTCCGGTTGGCCAAGCGCGAGCGGTTGCTGGCGGAGCGTACGGACGCCGCGGGCGGCGCCTACCCGGTGAGCGTGCCGGTCACCGCCTCGATCGCCGAGGTCCGCGAGCGTTTTGCTCACCTCGAGGCCGGGGACGAGACGGGGGAGACCGTCTCGGTAGCCGGCCGGGTCGTGTTCAGCCGCAACACGGGAAAACTGTGCTTCGCCGCGCTGCAGGCCGGCGACGGCAGTCGCATTCAGGCGATGGTGTCCCTCGCCGCCGTCGGTGAGGAGTCTCTGCAGCGGTGGAAGGAGATCGTCGACCTGGGCGACCACGTCGCGGTGACGGGTGAGGTCATCTCGAGCCGCCGGGGCGAGCTGTCGATCATGGTGTCCGAATGGACCATTGCGGCCAAGGCCCTGCTGCCGCTGCCGAACCTGTACGCGGAGCTGAGCGAGGAAAGCCGCGTCCGCAGCCGCTTCCTGGACCTCATCGCGCGCGATCAGGCGCGCCAGACCGTCCTGGCGCGCGCCGGGGTCAACCGGAGCCTGCGCGACACATTCGCCGAGCACGGGTTCGTTGAGGTCGAGACGCCCATGTTGCAGGTGCAGCACGGCGGGGCATCCGCGCGCCCGTTCGTCACCCACTCGAACGCCTTCGATACCGAGCTGTACCTGCGGATCGCGCCTGAGCTGTTCCTCAAGCGCGCCGTCGTCGGCGGCATCGATCGCGTCTTCGAGATCAACCGCAACTTCCGCAATGAGGGCGCCGACTCGACCCACAGCCCCGAGTTCGCGATGCTCGAGGCCTACCAGGCCTACAGCGACTACAACGGCATCGCCGACCTCACGCAAGAGCTCATTCAGAACGCTGCGGTCGCCGTGACGGGGTCGACCGAAGTGACGTGGGCCGACGGTACTGCCTACGACCTCGGCGGGCAGTGGGAGCGGATGTCGATGTACGACTCGCTCAACGACGCTCTCGCGGCCGCGGGAGAGGGCTCGGATGCTGCGCCGCGCATCGACGCGACGACACCGCTCGCGGAGCTGACCGCGATCGCGGAGCGCTTCGGCGTCGACGTCCCCGCACACCCGATTCCCGGCAAGCTCGTCGAGGAGCTGTGGGAGCACTTCGTCAAGCCGACCCTCGTGCGCCCCACGTTCGTCATGGACTTCCCGCTGGACACCAGCCCGCTCGTGCGGGAGCACCGCTCGATCCCGGGGGTCGTGGAGAAGTGGGACCTGTACGTTCGCGGCTTCGAACTCGCGACCGGATACTCGGAGCTGGTCGACCCGGTCATTCAGCGGCAGCGTTTCGAAGAGCAAGCCAAGCTCGCCGCTCGCGGTGATGACGAGGCGATGCGGATCGACGAGGAGTTCCTGCGTGCCCTTGAGCACGGGATGCCCCCCACGGGCGGCATGGGGATGGGCATTGACCGCCTGCTCATGGCGATCACGGGCCTCGGCATCCGGGAGACCATTCTCTTCCCGCTGGTGAAGTAG
- a CDS encoding PH domain-containing protein: MTDGTVTPPPAAEVRSPLSDGEWHRMHPLTPLFRGGLVLVIVAGVVIANMRDRLIAIFLPWLAPGFDGSMPGDPVDYVVSHNLILVATLVVLAVVIVLVGLFYLGWRFHSFRITDDDVEVRTGVVFRSHRRAPLDRVQGVNLTRPTIARLFGLAKLEVVGAGLDANVKLEYLSTANAEAVRSDILRLASGRQLAERGEAGRRASASQTVSAGITGLIAGAEAPVAEPESVVSIPVGRLVASQTLSGTTIFLVAAIAAIVTGAVTTTGWVLFAVVPAVLGFGAYWIRSITRSLRYSIAPTPSGVRITYGLLTTVTEIIPPGRIHAVEVTQPLMWRPFGWWAIRINRLSGRSMSDGANDQFGTVLPVGDRADVERVLRLILPTIDQADWPMIVENGALGPVPDDPYTTTPRRARLLRLLSWRRNGFWLGTDALFLRRGRIWRTLAVVPLARMQSLEVSQGPIDRALRVANIRAHTVVGRVSGSLGILDRDDALRLFEEGERAAIGAVAADRSHRWAGAE, encoded by the coding sequence GTGACCGACGGCACCGTAACCCCGCCTCCCGCCGCGGAGGTGCGCTCGCCGTTGAGCGACGGCGAGTGGCACCGGATGCATCCCCTCACGCCCCTGTTCCGGGGTGGACTGGTGCTGGTCATCGTCGCGGGCGTCGTCATCGCGAACATGCGTGACCGGCTGATCGCGATCTTTCTCCCGTGGCTTGCGCCCGGCTTCGACGGGTCGATGCCCGGGGATCCCGTCGACTACGTGGTCTCGCACAACCTGATCCTGGTGGCGACGCTGGTCGTCCTGGCTGTCGTGATCGTGCTCGTCGGCCTCTTCTACCTCGGCTGGCGTTTCCACAGCTTTCGCATCACGGATGACGACGTCGAGGTGCGAACGGGAGTCGTGTTCCGCTCGCACCGGCGCGCACCCCTGGACCGGGTGCAGGGCGTGAACCTGACCCGCCCCACGATCGCCCGGCTGTTCGGCCTCGCCAAGCTCGAGGTCGTGGGAGCGGGTCTCGACGCGAACGTCAAGCTGGAATACCTGTCCACCGCCAACGCGGAGGCTGTGCGTTCCGACATCCTGCGCCTGGCCTCGGGACGTCAGCTTGCCGAACGCGGTGAGGCGGGTCGGCGAGCATCGGCATCCCAGACAGTGTCTGCCGGGATCACAGGACTGATCGCGGGGGCGGAGGCTCCCGTTGCCGAGCCGGAGTCCGTCGTCTCGATTCCCGTCGGGAGGCTGGTTGCGTCGCAGACCCTGTCGGGAACGACGATCTTTCTGGTCGCGGCGATCGCCGCGATCGTGACCGGCGCAGTGACCACGACCGGTTGGGTGCTGTTCGCGGTCGTTCCGGCGGTCCTGGGCTTCGGTGCCTACTGGATCCGCTCGATCACGCGGTCGCTGCGATACTCGATCGCCCCGACGCCCAGCGGCGTGCGGATCACGTATGGCCTGCTGACGACGGTCACCGAGATCATCCCGCCGGGACGCATCCACGCCGTCGAGGTCACGCAGCCGCTGATGTGGCGGCCGTTCGGCTGGTGGGCCATTCGCATCAACCGGTTGTCGGGTCGCAGCATGAGCGATGGTGCCAACGACCAGTTCGGCACCGTGCTGCCGGTGGGTGACCGCGCCGATGTCGAGCGGGTGTTGCGGCTCATCCTCCCCACCATCGACCAGGCCGACTGGCCGATGATCGTCGAGAATGGCGCTCTCGGCCCCGTGCCCGACGACCCCTACACGACCACGCCCCGGCGGGCGCGACTGCTTCGGCTGTTGTCGTGGCGCCGCAACGGATTCTGGCTCGGAACTGACGCGCTCTTCCTGCGTCGGGGTCGGATCTGGCGGACGCTTGCCGTCGTGCCGCTGGCACGGATGCAGAGCCTCGAAGTAAGTCAGGGTCCGATCGACCGCGCACTGCGGGTCGCGAACATCCGCGCGCACACGGTGGTCGGTCGCGTGTCGGGCAGCCTCGGCATCCTCGACCGGGACGACGCCCTACGCCTGTTCGAGGAGGGCGAGCGCGCCGCGATCGGCGCCGTCGCAGCCGACCGCTCCCACCGCTGGGCGGGAGCGGAGTGA